A region from the Sphingomonas brevis genome encodes:
- the dxs gene encoding 1-deoxy-D-xylulose-5-phosphate synthase yields the protein MSDRPETPLLDQVHYPADIRKLDKSQLQQLADELRAEMISAVSQSGGHLGSGLGVVELTIAVHYVFDTPNDILIWDVGHQCYPHKIVTGRRDRIRTIRQGGGLSGFTKRAESEYDPFGAAHSSTSISAALGFAISNKLANKPGRAIAVIGDGAMSAGMAYEAMNNAHEAGNRLIVILNDNDMSIAPPVGSLRNSLARLVSSDKYLGPRRLAQKLARSMPEPLHRAARKMEEYTRGWVTGGTLFEELGFYYVGPVEGHNVEALVEVLENVRDAEEGPILVHAVTRKGKGYAPAENAADKYHGVVKFDIVSGKQDKGPGGGPPAYTAVFAEALKGEMARDDKIVAITAAMPSGTGLDKVEAAFPDRTFDVGIAEQHAVTFAGGLAAQGHRPFCAIYSTFLQRAYDQVVHDIAIQNLPVRFAMDRAGLVGADGCTHAGSFDLAYLCTLPNFVVMAAADEVELVHMVHTMALHDSGPIALRYPRGNGRGLAMPSAPEELEIGKGRIVREGKAVAILSLGTRLEEAEKAADLLEAKGLSTTVADLRFAKPLDEELIRRLLTTHEVAVTVEEASIGGLGAHVLTMASDEGLIDAGLKLRTMRLPDIFQDQDSPARQYDEAGLNAPHIVETVLKALRRNDVNADAGAIA from the coding sequence ATGTCCGATCGTCCCGAAACACCGCTGCTCGACCAGGTCCATTATCCGGCCGATATCCGCAAGCTGGACAAGAGCCAGCTGCAGCAGCTTGCCGACGAGCTTCGCGCCGAGATGATTTCGGCCGTCTCCCAGTCGGGCGGGCACCTCGGTTCAGGCCTCGGCGTGGTCGAGCTGACCATTGCCGTCCATTATGTTTTCGATACGCCCAACGACATCCTCATCTGGGACGTCGGCCACCAATGCTATCCGCATAAGATCGTTACCGGCCGCCGCGACCGCATCCGTACAATCCGCCAGGGTGGGGGCCTCAGCGGCTTCACCAAGCGGGCGGAGAGCGAATATGATCCGTTCGGCGCGGCGCACAGCTCGACCAGCATCTCCGCGGCGCTAGGGTTTGCCATCTCCAACAAGCTGGCCAACAAACCGGGCCGCGCGATCGCGGTGATCGGCGACGGGGCGATGAGCGCCGGCATGGCTTACGAGGCGATGAACAATGCCCATGAAGCGGGCAACCGGCTGATCGTCATACTGAACGACAATGACATGTCGATCGCCCCGCCTGTAGGCAGCTTGCGCAATAGCCTCGCCCGCCTTGTTTCGTCCGACAAATATCTTGGGCCTCGCCGCCTGGCCCAGAAGCTGGCCCGGTCGATGCCCGAACCTCTCCATCGCGCGGCGCGCAAGATGGAGGAATATACCCGCGGCTGGGTTACCGGCGGCACCTTGTTCGAGGAGCTCGGCTTCTATTACGTCGGCCCGGTCGAGGGACATAATGTCGAGGCGCTGGTCGAAGTGCTGGAAAATGTCCGCGATGCCGAGGAAGGCCCGATCCTGGTCCACGCCGTGACCAGGAAGGGCAAGGGATATGCCCCGGCCGAGAATGCCGCCGACAAATATCATGGCGTCGTCAAGTTCGACATCGTCTCGGGCAAGCAGGACAAGGGGCCGGGCGGCGGGCCGCCAGCCTATACCGCCGTGTTCGCCGAGGCGCTCAAGGGCGAAATGGCGCGCGACGACAAGATCGTCGCCATCACCGCGGCGATGCCATCGGGCACCGGGCTCGACAAGGTCGAGGCGGCCTTCCCGGACCGCACCTTCGACGTCGGCATCGCCGAGCAGCATGCGGTGACCTTTGCCGGCGGTCTCGCCGCGCAAGGGCACCGGCCGTTCTGCGCGATCTACTCCACCTTCCTGCAGCGGGCTTACGACCAGGTGGTCCACGACATTGCCATCCAGAATTTGCCGGTGCGATTCGCCATGGACCGCGCCGGGCTGGTCGGCGCTGACGGCTGCACCCATGCCGGCAGCTTCGACCTCGCCTATCTGTGCACCTTGCCCAATTTCGTGGTGATGGCCGCCGCCGACGAGGTCGAGCTGGTCCATATGGTCCACACCATGGCGCTGCATGATTCAGGTCCGATCGCGCTGCGCTATCCGCGCGGCAACGGCCGGGGCCTCGCCATGCCTTCCGCGCCGGAGGAGCTGGAGATCGGCAAGGGCCGCATCGTTCGCGAGGGCAAGGCCGTCGCGATCCTATCGCTCGGTACACGGCTCGAGGAGGCCGAGAAGGCCGCCGACCTGCTTGAGGCGAAGGGCCTTTCGACGACCGTCGCCGATCTTCGCTTTGCCAAGCCGCTCGATGAGGAATTGATCCGCCGCCTGCTCACCACGCATGAGGTCGCGGTGACGGTCGAAGAGGCTTCGATCGGCGGGCTTGGAGCGCATGTGCTGACCATGGCCAGCGACGAAGGACTGATCGACGCGGGCCTCAAGCTCCGCACGATGCGCCTGCCCGATATTTTCCAGGACCAGGATAGTCCCGCCAGGCAATATGACGAGGCCGGCCTGAACGCGCCGCATATCGTCGAAACGGTTCTGAAGGCGCTGCGCCGAAACGACGTCAATGCCGATGCGGGAGCGATCGCCTGA
- a CDS encoding Fur family transcriptional regulator, with translation MSAHSHQLHQGPSLHDAAARRMVERGEQWTDMRASVFDALASFDKPASAYDIAEAVSKARGKRVAANSVYRILDLFVGTNLARRVESANAYVANQHPGCLHDCIFLICDSCGQATHIDDDKLSEGVRNAAEHAGFAEVRPVIEVRGRCEDCS, from the coding sequence ATGTCAGCCCATTCGCATCAGCTTCACCAGGGACCGTCGCTTCATGACGCCGCCGCTCGGCGCATGGTCGAGCGCGGTGAACAATGGACGGATATGAGGGCGTCGGTGTTCGATGCCCTCGCATCCTTCGACAAGCCCGCTAGCGCTTATGACATCGCCGAAGCGGTCTCGAAGGCTCGCGGCAAGCGGGTCGCGGCGAACAGCGTCTATCGGATTCTCGACCTGTTCGTCGGCACGAACCTGGCTCGCCGGGTCGAAAGTGCAAATGCCTATGTCGCCAACCAGCATCCCGGCTGCCTGCACGACTGCATATTCCTGATTTGCGACAGCTGCGGGCAGGCGACGCACATCGACGACGACAAGCTGTCCGAAGGCGTTCGCAATGCCGCCGAACACGCCGGCTTTGCCGAAGTGCGGCCGGTGATCGAAGTCCGTGGCCGCTGCGAGGACTGCAGCTGA
- a CDS encoding MerC domain-containing protein — MSLLAIPNHRLDRMAIGLSGLCLVHCLATSVLLALVASAGSILGADWIHEVGLGLAMIMGAIALGRGILDHGYSMPSAIGGLGLGVMAGALTLPHNGTEALYTVVGVGILALGHRLNYIAAE; from the coding sequence ATGTCGCTGCTCGCGATTCCCAACCATCGCCTTGACCGGATGGCCATCGGGCTCTCCGGCCTTTGCCTTGTGCATTGCCTGGCGACGTCGGTTCTGCTGGCGCTGGTCGCCAGCGCTGGCAGCATACTTGGCGCCGACTGGATTCATGAGGTTGGCCTCGGCCTGGCGATGATCATGGGAGCGATCGCGCTCGGCCGAGGCATCCTGGACCATGGCTATTCGATGCCCAGCGCGATTGGCGGCCTTGGCCTTGGCGTGATGGCGGGCGCTTTGACCCTGCCGCATAACGGTACCGAAGCGCTCTACACCGTCGTTGGAGTCGGGATTCTCGCGCTCGGCCACCGGCTAAATTATATCGCCGCCGAGTGA
- a CDS encoding COX15/CtaA family protein — protein sequence MDSALAQPVSVSTRTARPLAIANWLFGVAAMVFLMVVVGGITRLTESGLSITEWNPVRGAIPPLTHEQWQHVFDLYKQTPEYREINGPAGMDLAQFKFIFFWEWVHRLIGRLIGVVFALPLLWFAVRRAIPRGYGWKLVALLLLGGSQGLLGWYMVMSGLVDRTDVSHFRLSAHLLLALFIMAALVWTALDLRYLAKNGDNRPARLTSPALVTGTILFVQLLLGAWVAGLNAGYVASDWPLMQGGLVPDGIDWASGAGWAFTHDPYLLHFLHRWWAWVVVAALVIFARKVKPVDRSAAKAIHIAFGTQILLGIATVMSGMNIVLAVCHQAVGALVVASVTWGANSVGRAK from the coding sequence ATGGACTCGGCATTGGCTCAACCCGTCTCGGTTTCGACCCGCACCGCTCGCCCGCTCGCCATCGCCAATTGGCTTTTCGGAGTCGCGGCGATGGTATTCCTGATGGTTGTGGTCGGCGGCATCACGCGGCTAACCGAAAGCGGTCTTTCCATCACCGAGTGGAACCCGGTTCGCGGTGCAATTCCCCCGCTCACCCACGAGCAATGGCAGCATGTCTTTGATCTCTACAAGCAAACGCCGGAATATCGCGAGATCAATGGGCCGGCTGGTATGGACTTGGCCCAATTCAAATTCATCTTCTTTTGGGAGTGGGTCCACCGGCTGATCGGCCGGCTGATCGGCGTTGTGTTCGCGCTACCGCTCCTCTGGTTCGCCGTACGGCGCGCGATTCCCAGGGGCTATGGCTGGAAGTTGGTCGCGCTGTTGCTGCTGGGCGGAAGCCAGGGCCTGCTTGGCTGGTACATGGTGATGTCCGGGCTGGTCGATCGTACCGACGTCAGCCATTTCCGCCTTTCGGCCCATCTCTTGCTGGCGTTGTTCATCATGGCCGCGCTGGTCTGGACCGCGCTCGACCTTCGCTATCTGGCGAAAAATGGCGACAACCGCCCTGCACGCCTGACGAGCCCGGCGTTGGTCACCGGAACGATCCTGTTCGTCCAATTGCTGCTCGGCGCCTGGGTCGCGGGCCTCAATGCCGGCTATGTCGCCAGCGACTGGCCGTTGATGCAGGGCGGGCTGGTTCCAGACGGCATCGATTGGGCATCGGGAGCTGGATGGGCTTTCACCCACGATCCCTATTTGCTTCATTTCCTTCATCGCTGGTGGGCATGGGTCGTCGTTGCCGCCCTGGTCATATTTGCGCGCAAGGTGAAGCCGGTCGATCGATCCGCGGCGAAGGCGATCCACATTGCATTCGGCACCCAGATCCTGCTCGGCATCGCCACGGTGATGAGCGGGATGAATATCGTGCTGGCGGTGTGCCATCAGGCCGTCGGCGCGCTGGTCGTCGCCTCGGTAACCTGGGGTGCCAACAGTGTTGGGCGCGCCAAGTGA
- the cutA gene encoding divalent-cation tolerance protein CutA, whose product MSVATVYAVFADPAEAQRIGMTIVEEKLAACVNILGPCRSIYRWEGAIETATETPALFKTTLARADALIARVTELHSYRNPAIVVWPIERLPAAYGDWVENELR is encoded by the coding sequence GTGAGCGTCGCCACGGTCTATGCCGTGTTCGCCGACCCGGCAGAAGCGCAGCGGATCGGCATGACGATCGTCGAGGAAAAGCTTGCCGCCTGCGTCAATATCCTCGGCCCTTGCCGCTCCATCTACCGCTGGGAAGGCGCGATCGAGACTGCGACGGAAACCCCGGCCCTGTTCAAGACCACCCTCGCTAGGGCCGATGCATTGATCGCGCGGGTCACCGAACTCCACAGCTATCGGAATCCAGCCATCGTCGTCTGGCCGATCGAGCGGCTTCCTGCAGCATATGGCGACTGGGTTGAAAACGAGCTCCGGTAA
- the rplM gene encoding 50S ribosomal protein L13 produces the protein MKALMKTTKSVKPAEVEKKWHLIDAENLVVGRVATIIANILRGKHKPSFTPHVDCGDHVVVINAGKVRFTGRKLQDKIYYKHTGYAGGLKEVTADKILEGRFPERILEKAVERMIPRGPLGRDQMRALHLYNGTEHPHGGQNPELLDVASMNRKNKVGA, from the coding sequence ATGAAGGCGCTGATGAAGACCACCAAGTCGGTAAAGCCGGCCGAGGTCGAAAAGAAATGGCATCTGATCGATGCCGAGAATCTGGTGGTCGGCCGCGTTGCGACGATCATCGCCAACATCCTGCGCGGCAAGCATAAGCCGAGCTTCACCCCGCACGTCGATTGCGGCGACCATGTCGTCGTCATCAATGCAGGCAAGGTGCGCTTCACCGGCCGCAAGCTGCAGGACAAAATCTATTACAAGCACACCGGCTATGCCGGCGGCTTGAAGGAAGTCACGGCCGACAAGATCCTCGAGGGCCGCTTTCCCGAGCGTATCCTGGAGAAGGCTGTCGAGCGCATGATCCCGCGCGGCCCGCTCGGCCGCGACCAGATGCGCGCCTTGCACCTCTACAATGGCACCGAGCATCCGCACGGCGGCCAGAACCCTGAACTTCTCGACGTTGCGTCGATGAACCGCAAGAACAAGGTGGGCGCATAA
- the rpsI gene encoding 30S ribosomal protein S9 translates to MAGKKSLSDLGALTGQEPEVPAVETAEAPAGETATIEATETVEAPAAPVAPQVETPLREQQLDKYGRAYATGRRKDAVARVWLKPGSGKIEVNGRDQSIYFARPTLRLVINQPFGITDRIGQYDVVATVKGGGLSGQAGAVKHGIAQALSRYEPALRTAVKREGFLTRDSRVVERKKYGRAKARRSFQFSKR, encoded by the coding sequence ATGGCTGGCAAGAAGTCCCTTTCCGACCTCGGCGCACTGACCGGCCAGGAGCCGGAAGTTCCCGCCGTCGAAACCGCTGAGGCCCCGGCTGGCGAGACCGCCACGATCGAGGCAACCGAAACCGTCGAAGCTCCGGCAGCGCCGGTCGCTCCGCAGGTCGAAACTCCGCTGCGCGAGCAGCAACTCGACAAATATGGCCGCGCCTACGCGACCGGCCGCCGCAAGGACGCCGTTGCGCGCGTCTGGCTGAAGCCGGGTTCGGGCAAGATCGAGGTCAACGGCCGCGATCAGTCGATCTATTTCGCTCGTCCGACCCTGCGCCTGGTGATCAACCAGCCGTTCGGCATCACCGATCGCATCGGCCAGTACGACGTGGTCGCCACCGTCAAGGGCGGCGGCTTGTCGGGTCAGGCCGGTGCGGTCAAGCACGGCATTGCCCAGGCACTGTCGCGCTACGAGCCGGCGCTGCGCACCGCGGTGAAGCGCGAAGGCTTCCTGACCCGCGACAGCCGCGTGGTCGAGCGCAAGAAGTACGGCCGGGCCAAGGCTCGCCGCAGCTTCCAGTTCTCGAAGCGCTAG
- a CDS encoding metal-dependent hydrolase family protein yields MPRMFLLLFALLLAGPAFAEPLLLKPSRVFDGTAMHEGWQVMVDGDRISAVGPNLIVAEGTRTVDLPGTTLLPGLIEGHSHLFLHPYNETLWDDQVLHEPLALRTARAVAQARRTLDAGFTTERDLGTEGAGFADAGLKQAIEKAIVPGPRLLVSTKAIVARGAYGPKGFEPGLAIPQGAQEVAGVDETVRAVRDQVAGGADVIKFYADYHWGKGEPSRPTLSQAELDAGVAAAHDAGRPVAVHATTAEGMMRAVRAGADTIEHGYGGTAAVFEAMAKRHVALCPTLAASEAYARYFQRWDGREPAPASVEENRASFRLAMKAGVPICMGGDVGVYSHGENWLEMDSMVRAGMPAEHVLRAATSGNAQIFSLPDRGQIKAGLLADLVAVDGDPTRDIQAIRKVRLVVKGGAVVIQR; encoded by the coding sequence ATGCCGCGCATGTTCTTGCTGTTGTTCGCACTCTTGCTTGCCGGACCGGCGTTCGCCGAGCCCCTTCTACTGAAACCCTCGAGAGTGTTCGACGGGACCGCCATGCATGAAGGGTGGCAAGTGATGGTCGACGGCGACCGGATATCGGCCGTCGGTCCGAACCTGATCGTGGCCGAGGGTACCCGCACCGTCGATTTGCCCGGTACGACCCTGTTGCCGGGGCTGATCGAAGGCCATTCACACCTGTTCCTCCACCCCTACAACGAGACCCTTTGGGACGATCAGGTCCTCCATGAACCGCTCGCGCTGCGAACCGCCCGCGCGGTAGCACAGGCCAGGCGAACGCTGGACGCCGGCTTCACCACCGAACGCGACCTTGGGACGGAAGGTGCCGGCTTTGCCGATGCCGGCCTCAAGCAGGCGATCGAAAAGGCTATCGTCCCCGGGCCCCGCCTGCTCGTTTCGACCAAGGCGATCGTCGCGCGCGGCGCTTACGGTCCCAAGGGTTTTGAGCCCGGCCTCGCCATTCCCCAGGGCGCGCAGGAAGTCGCCGGTGTCGACGAAACCGTCCGAGCGGTTCGCGACCAGGTCGCCGGTGGCGCCGATGTCATCAAATTCTATGCCGATTATCATTGGGGCAAGGGCGAGCCGAGCCGGCCGACCCTTTCGCAGGCCGAGCTCGACGCTGGCGTTGCGGCCGCGCACGATGCCGGACGGCCGGTCGCGGTCCATGCAACTACGGCGGAAGGCATGATGAGGGCGGTTCGCGCCGGTGCGGATACGATCGAGCACGGCTATGGCGGGACGGCCGCTGTGTTCGAAGCCATGGCCAAGCGCCATGTCGCGCTGTGCCCGACGCTTGCGGCATCGGAGGCCTATGCACGCTATTTCCAGCGCTGGGATGGACGCGAACCGGCACCTGCCAGCGTCGAGGAGAATCGGGCGTCATTCCGGCTGGCAATGAAGGCAGGTGTTCCAATCTGCATGGGCGGCGATGTCGGCGTCTATTCCCACGGCGAGAACTGGCTGGAGATGGACTCGATGGTCCGGGCAGGAATGCCGGCGGAGCATGTGCTAAGGGCCGCGACCTCCGGAAATGCGCAAATCTTCAGTCTGCCCGACCGTGGGCAGATCAAGGCCGGCCTGCTCGCTGACCTCGTCGCCGTCGACGGCGATCCGACGCGCGATATCCAGGCAATTCGTAAAGTCCGCCTCGTCGTCAAAGGCGGCGCAGTGGTCATCCAGCGCTAA
- a CDS encoding dimethylarginine dimethylaminohydrolase family protein translates to MPLAFTRKVSPRIVDCALTHVDRQAIDADRAIAQHAAYEQALREAGFDVVRLPYLAEDPDAVFVEDTAILLGGHAVITRPGAASRADEVDSTATGLEPYFAIHRLTEGTLDGGDVLKIGDTLYVGQSSRTDEAGTTALQAIVTALGYRVVPVEVGRCLHLKTAVTFAAPNTLLFNPDWVDPAIFEGTDPLPVATDEPWGANVVQAGKRLIYAAGSPKTADRLGQRGFDVVQLDLSELQKAEAGGTCMSLIGD, encoded by the coding sequence ATGCCTCTTGCTTTCACCCGCAAGGTCAGCCCGCGCATCGTCGACTGCGCGCTGACTCACGTCGATCGCCAGGCGATCGATGCCGACCGCGCCATTGCCCAGCACGCCGCCTATGAGCAGGCGCTGCGAGAAGCTGGGTTTGACGTCGTTCGCCTCCCTTATCTGGCGGAAGATCCCGATGCGGTGTTTGTCGAGGATACCGCGATCCTGCTGGGAGGGCATGCGGTGATCACTCGCCCCGGCGCGGCATCGCGGGCCGATGAGGTGGATTCGACGGCCACGGGTCTCGAGCCCTATTTTGCGATCCATCGGCTGACAGAAGGAACGCTCGACGGCGGCGATGTGCTCAAGATCGGCGACACGCTGTACGTCGGACAGTCGAGCCGGACCGACGAAGCCGGGACGACAGCCCTGCAGGCCATCGTCACGGCGCTCGGCTATCGGGTCGTGCCGGTAGAGGTCGGCCGCTGCCTTCACCTCAAGACCGCAGTGACCTTCGCCGCCCCCAATACGCTGCTGTTCAATCCGGACTGGGTAGATCCCGCGATATTCGAAGGCACGGATCCCCTGCCGGTCGCGACGGACGAGCCATGGGGAGCCAATGTCGTGCAGGCCGGGAAGCGGCTGATCTATGCAGCGGGAAGCCCGAAGACCGCCGACCGGCTGGGCCAGCGCGGCTTCGACGTCGTGCAGCTGGATCTGTCGGAATTGCAGAAGGCCGAGGCCGGCGGCACCTGCATGAGCCTGATCGGTGATTAG
- a CDS encoding DHA2 family efflux MFS transporter permease subunit, producing the protein MSDAQTAAQPLPRGARIIVTIGVMMAVLLQVLDTTIANVALPHMQASLSASQDSINWVLTSYIVASAIALPISGWLADKVGRKRLLLISVVVFTAASVLCAIATSLGEMVFFRALQGVGGAFIVPLAQATLFDINPREKHSQAMALFGGGVMIGPILGPVLGGWLTDNYNWRWVFLVNLPVGIICALLMARYMPRAEKHQRKFDIFGFALLAIALGALQLFLDRGEQNDWFSSWETLAEMGVAIAAAWMFVVHLATAKNPLFERSMFADRNFSTGLLFMAVTGVLLLAGLALLPPMLQNLYGYSVLQSGYLTAPRGVGTLISMLLAGRLTGKIDSRLLVGIGVALMGISLWMMTGFALEQPSNPVIMSGVVQGLGLGLIFVPLQSLAFETLLPRMRTTAASLLNLSRNIGGSIGISVVSTQLVRMSQVAHADIASKITDQTIPTVDPSLLQAIAPQGATAIAVINAEVTRQAVFIAYLDDFKLMMLVTFAVLPLLLLMKRGNQVGTGPQQHAVMD; encoded by the coding sequence TTGAGCGACGCGCAAACCGCCGCGCAACCGTTGCCGCGAGGTGCACGGATCATCGTTACCATCGGGGTGATGATGGCCGTCCTGTTGCAGGTGCTGGACACGACCATCGCCAATGTCGCGCTGCCGCACATGCAGGCCAGTCTCAGCGCCAGCCAGGACAGCATCAACTGGGTGCTGACCAGCTATATCGTCGCCTCCGCCATTGCCTTGCCGATCAGCGGCTGGCTGGCCGACAAGGTCGGGCGCAAGCGGCTGCTGCTGATTTCCGTGGTGGTCTTTACGGCGGCTTCGGTACTGTGCGCCATTGCCACCTCGCTCGGCGAAATGGTCTTTTTCCGGGCGCTGCAAGGCGTCGGCGGCGCATTCATTGTCCCGCTGGCCCAGGCCACATTGTTCGACATCAACCCGCGCGAAAAGCATAGCCAGGCAATGGCCTTGTTCGGTGGCGGCGTGATGATCGGTCCGATCCTGGGGCCGGTGCTGGGCGGCTGGCTGACCGACAATTACAATTGGCGCTGGGTGTTCCTGGTGAACTTGCCGGTTGGCATCATCTGTGCCCTGCTGATGGCGCGCTACATGCCGCGCGCCGAGAAACATCAGCGAAAGTTCGATATTTTCGGCTTCGCCTTGCTGGCGATCGCGCTCGGCGCCTTGCAGCTGTTCCTGGATCGCGGCGAGCAGAACGATTGGTTCTCCAGTTGGGAAACGCTGGCCGAAATGGGAGTCGCAATTGCGGCTGCCTGGATGTTCGTCGTTCATCTTGCGACCGCCAAGAATCCGCTGTTCGAACGGTCGATGTTCGCCGACCGCAATTTTTCGACCGGCCTGCTGTTCATGGCCGTGACCGGCGTGCTGCTGCTTGCCGGCCTGGCGCTGTTGCCGCCGATGCTGCAGAATCTCTACGGCTATTCGGTACTTCAGTCCGGCTATCTGACCGCTCCGCGCGGGGTAGGGACCCTCATCTCCATGCTCCTCGCCGGCCGCCTGACGGGCAAGATCGATTCGCGCCTTCTGGTGGGTATCGGCGTTGCCTTGATGGGCATATCGCTATGGATGATGACCGGCTTTGCGCTTGAACAGCCATCGAACCCGGTGATCATGAGCGGCGTGGTCCAGGGTCTTGGCCTCGGCCTGATCTTCGTGCCGCTGCAGAGCCTTGCGTTCGAGACCTTGTTGCCGCGGATGCGCACGACCGCTGCCAGCCTGCTCAACCTGTCCCGCAATATCGGCGGATCGATCGGCATTTCGGTTGTCAGCACCCAGCTGGTGCGAATGTCCCAGGTCGCCCATGCCGACATCGCGTCGAAGATCACCGACCAAACCATCCCAACGGTGGACCCGAGCCTGCTGCAGGCGATCGCCCCGCAGGGGGCAACCGCGATCGCCGTGATCAATGCGGAAGTAACCCGGCAAGCGGTGTTCATCGCCTATCTCGACGACTTCAAGCTGATGATGTTGGTGACCTTCGCGGTGCTGCCGCTGCTCTTGCTGATGAAGCGCGGCAACCAGGTCGGGACCGGTCCGCAGCAGCATGCGGTGATGGACTAA
- a CDS encoding HlyD family secretion protein, giving the protein MSAVAGETLTELKPKSRRTLLMWIVPALILLAGLGYWLISGDSVSTDNAAVKQDIVSVSAQVNGPVVDVAVKNGVQVKRGDVLFRIDPAPYQVALEQAQAMLAAARLQTTQLRTQAAGTGADITGAEANLAIKRNSLSRQSALLKRGFTTRADYEDALNEVRTAETELADARARSANAGAALAPGEQPSIAQAQAAVDKAKLDLSRTIIRAPMDGTIANADKLQVGQMAVIGLGMLSLVHDSNAWVEANFKEKDVGRMVPGQIAEIEIDAYPGAKFRGHVESLGAGTGSEFAIIPAQNANGNWVKVTQRVPVRIAFDGKPSRPMIAGLSSTVTVKLDN; this is encoded by the coding sequence ATGAGCGCTGTTGCGGGGGAGACACTCACCGAGCTGAAGCCGAAGAGCCGCCGCACCCTGCTGATGTGGATTGTCCCTGCGCTGATCCTGCTCGCCGGGCTTGGCTATTGGCTGATAAGCGGCGACAGTGTGTCGACCGACAATGCCGCCGTGAAGCAGGACATTGTTTCAGTGAGCGCGCAGGTTAACGGCCCGGTTGTCGACGTCGCGGTCAAGAATGGCGTCCAGGTCAAGCGCGGTGACGTGCTGTTCCGCATCGACCCGGCGCCTTACCAAGTAGCGTTGGAGCAGGCCCAGGCGATGCTCGCCGCTGCCAGGCTGCAGACGACGCAGCTCAGAACGCAGGCGGCTGGCACCGGGGCCGATATCACCGGGGCCGAGGCGAATCTGGCGATCAAGCGAAATTCGCTGTCCCGGCAGTCGGCCCTGCTAAAGCGCGGATTCACGACGCGTGCCGACTATGAAGATGCGCTCAACGAAGTTCGGACGGCCGAAACCGAGCTTGCCGACGCGCGTGCCCGTTCGGCCAACGCCGGTGCGGCGCTGGCGCCTGGCGAGCAGCCGTCGATCGCCCAGGCACAGGCGGCGGTCGACAAGGCGAAGCTGGATCTGTCGCGCACCATCATCCGTGCGCCGATGGATGGGACGATCGCCAACGCCGACAAGCTGCAAGTCGGGCAGATGGCGGTCATCGGCCTTGGCATGTTGTCGCTGGTCCACGACTCCAACGCCTGGGTCGAGGCCAACTTCAAGGAGAAGGATGTCGGTCGCATGGTCCCCGGCCAAATCGCCGAGATCGAGATCGATGCCTATCCCGGAGCAAAATTCAGGGGTCATGTCGAAAGCCTCGGTGCCGGGACCGGCAGCGAGTTCGCCATCATCCCGGCCCAGAACGCCAATGGGAACTGGGTCAAGGTTACCCAGCGCGTTCCGGTCCGGATAGCATTTGACGGCAAGCCGTCTCGGCCGATGATCGCCGGACTGTCGTCGACGGTTACGGTCAAGCTCGACAATTGA
- a CDS encoding MarR family winged helix-turn-helix transcriptional regulator, translating into MSSSLKEVAWELGETSRMLRRQFNRHAAVHGATSAQWRAMFRLSREPGMKQVELADRLDVEPITAGRIVDRLEEAGLVERRRDPVDRRSWRLFLTDKADPLIERLKVLAEDCLAGAFAGIGDQEIAVLRTTLEKIRENMVAVESAERKSA; encoded by the coding sequence ATGTCAAGTTCACTCAAGGAAGTGGCGTGGGAGCTCGGCGAAACCAGCCGCATGCTGCGCCGTCAGTTCAACCGCCATGCGGCCGTACATGGGGCGACAAGCGCCCAGTGGCGCGCCATGTTTAGGCTCAGCCGCGAGCCGGGAATGAAACAGGTTGAACTGGCTGACAGGCTGGACGTTGAACCGATCACGGCCGGGCGCATCGTCGATCGGCTTGAAGAGGCTGGTCTGGTCGAGCGCCGCCGTGATCCGGTCGACCGCCGCAGCTGGCGCCTGTTTCTGACCGACAAGGCCGACCCCCTAATCGAACGTTTGAAGGTCCTGGCCGAGGATTGCCTGGCCGGTGCGTTCGCGGGAATTGGCGACCAGGAAATCGCCGTTCTTCGCACGACGCTTGAGAAAATTCGCGAGAATATGGTCGCCGTCGAAAGCGCCGAAAGGAAGTCCGCGTGA